A single genomic interval of Candidatus Neomarinimicrobiota bacterium harbors:
- a CDS encoding fibronectin type III domain-containing protein: protein MYFSASSRKTLIICLMMMTLIPSTTLAWVETILTPSGSIGGYSFGYSVAIDGDYAVVGDYSERSDMGTAYIFHKANGSWIQQARLVASDSLAGDNFGTSVDISGDYVVIGSPWDDDSGSSSGSAYVFQRVNATWTQLTKLTADTANAGDNFGHTVTIDGDVVAVGSPYDDDNGSASGSVYIFTNSGGNWSLSQQLVASDASAGYAFGYATALSGNYLYVGSPYQTSLGISAGAAYAFFYNGSSWSQQALITAPDGATDDSFGHSVNTDGNKVVIGAPWDDDAGSGSGSAYVFGRSETSWLYESKITASNAGSSDLFGRAVAISGNDLLIGAEQHDNSTGAAYQYHWDGATWIETNEIHQSNPVANDRFGSAVAFSGNEMIIGAYGEGDEGTAHLINFRPEAPENLILTAGDLSVTLTWEANSESDISHYKIYGGTTPNPTTLAATNSGGVNDTTVTLSGLTDNTSHYFYVTAVDGHGGESFHSEGTMIAFGSNEFKLGLATGEASDLFGRAVSIDGDYAAVGNSYDDSNDPRSGSVDIFRKVGDSWSFQTNLMPDISYRGMQFGVSVSLSGNYLLIGSLDNAGGTNSGAAFVFYRDGENWQQQAKLTPSDPAPHDFFGLSVAIDGDYAIVGSSYDDTWSTDAGSAYIFHRTGAAWSQTQKLLGSDGDYADHFGESVDISGNSIIVGASNNDQGADGSGAAFIFGFDGSSWSEESKIVPGDPTASKFFGKAVSIHGDYAAAGATWDAEHDTQAGAAYIFHRSGGNWSQQAKLFASNYVRVDQFGTSVSISDTDLIVGAPYHNDTYASNSGCAYQFIRMGDRWVENLIYTDENGDNDHNYGWALDLDEKTAIIGAPGADDGGAAFIRTLPPDTPAYLVLTPGDGQVTLTWDAVNDNSILGYSVYGGNQPHPNSIVASNYSGVSDTTVILSGLSDTSNYYYYIKSRNLNGNESSGSEAVMISFGLRENKITAANLIDADNYGGKVALSNDYAVVAASSRDEYGENSGQVFVYHRTEYGWYQKAKLKANDASSGDYFGSSVALSGDYILIGAKEADGIGVGTGAAYIFYYSGQNWQQQAKLTALDGGSLDHFGVSVDIDGDYVIIGAEGDDDGLNAAGAAYIFAKIDTAWTQQAKLLAGDAEMRDYFGNAVAIDGDYALIGAYGETGYAGAAYVFMRAGGAWGQQAKLSASDAYTRDKFGTSVALDGNYALIGADQDDDYGTRSGSAYIFQRNGTSWDQQGKLTAGDAEAYDYFGISVAILDDQVLIGAYQEDTPASNCGAMYQYGWNGSKWVEQSKFARSDAPTGSFMGYSVALSPKYMMGGAYSDESAYIIDLPPFAPTGLTLTPGTQQVTLDWDSNDESDFSSYRIFGDTLANPTMLLNTITDRLDTSVVIANLDENQNYFFCITATDVSGQSSGYSESQVVAFGPRSFTLAEPEGDEVSALFGFSPSVDGDYAIVGAWGDDEAGSNVGAAHIYKKINSTWVHHAKLLAGDGASTDFFGQSVAIYGNYAVVGAANDDDAGTSSGSAYVFHRTESGWSEQAKLTASDAAAGHSFGKKVTIYGDYIGIGASGSAANSVYVFVRSDTVWTEQQKLSGGYNHTNGGSRIVIGSQSYNGHGGAFVFDRSGTAWTQTVILEASDTQSGDSFGQSISLDGDYLAVGAVGDDDLADGSGAVYVFELSDTSWVERAKLLVSDGGSSDYFGRSVALEGDNLIASGSNGCLIQHFARSGLEWNIQTTLPTGDYVDIADGYAVYENNYAVYLQKLPLKAPANLVATPGESEVSLSWSPSAHSDFSEYRIYGGTSPDPTTLIGTNSDNSSNTTFTAAGLSENTSYFYRITTVDVTGVESAYSSNVLVALGPDEFKLTSIDIAEGDEFGWSIDVDGDYAIVGAPKDDDRYESSGSAYIFKRTGSAWTQSCKLNAGDPGSSDNFGWSVSIDGDIAVVGAQNDHFDGMYQVGSIYVFKRSGEDWTQEARLLASDYSGGSYFGFDVSLHGDYIIVGAYRNANSNGSDAGAAYIFYYDGSTWSEQTKLIVPDGGNDYFGYSVDINATHAITGAYLADDTYNDDGAAYIFERSGTSWTLQSILHGHYGSGDHFGASVSLSGDRAIVNQGYNAGRAYIFELEGSNWIEKKEWVTYWNGFAWKSDIRGDYAIINQVQNSENATAAGAAYVFVKTSVGWQEAQKFLASDGAEWDRFGHDVELSDDYAAVTTPYSNSSSGAVYIYDLEPLPPANLTANIGLNQLTLNWSPCEAADFSEYQVYGGTTPAPTALIATHSGSKNDTTLNLTGLDEDAHYFYQIRAVDENDNQSLFSSATAASFNDPRTSLIGADIAGEDRFGTGVSIDGDYAIVGSNWDDDAGSRSGSAYIFKKYADGWVQQTKLIAADAKAVDYFGCAVDISGDYAIVGAYQDDDGASNSGSAYIFKRSGQRWLQQAKIVANSPIENEWFGYSVAIDGDYAVAGGRNAYGNVAYSGAAWTFHRDNNTWIQQTKLIASDGAYGDAFGESVDISGDYCLIGGSNARAAYMFIRNGSAWDYQTKITSSASYPYQFGRTVSIQGDYALIGAMS from the coding sequence ATGTACTTTTCCGCATCATCCAGAAAAACGTTGATCATCTGCTTGATGATGATGACCTTAATTCCTTCAACGACACTTGCCTGGGTTGAAACTATTCTCACGCCATCGGGCTCTATTGGGGGCTATAGTTTTGGTTATAGCGTTGCAATAGATGGAGATTACGCTGTTGTCGGTGACTACAGTGAGCGCAGCGATATGGGTACAGCCTATATTTTTCACAAAGCAAATGGAAGCTGGATTCAACAAGCCAGACTGGTGGCCAGCGATTCTTTAGCTGGAGACAATTTTGGGACATCTGTAGATATTAGTGGTGATTATGTGGTTATTGGTTCACCGTGGGATGATGATAGTGGTAGTAGTTCAGGTTCGGCGTATGTTTTTCAAAGAGTGAATGCGACCTGGACCCAGCTGACCAAACTCACTGCAGATACTGCAAATGCTGGGGATAATTTTGGGCATACTGTTACTATTGATGGAGATGTTGTAGCAGTGGGATCTCCCTATGACGATGACAATGGGTCGGCATCTGGAAGTGTTTATATTTTCACTAACAGTGGCGGCAACTGGTCCCTTTCTCAGCAATTAGTAGCGAGCGACGCTTCAGCTGGATACGCATTTGGGTATGCCACAGCTCTATCTGGTAATTACCTGTATGTCGGTAGTCCTTACCAGACTTCGCTGGGAATTTCCGCTGGCGCTGCTTATGCGTTCTTTTACAATGGTTCCTCTTGGAGTCAGCAAGCGCTGATTACAGCTCCAGATGGGGCGACTGATGATAGTTTTGGTCATTCCGTTAATACAGATGGGAATAAAGTGGTCATTGGTGCCCCCTGGGATGATGATGCTGGGAGCGGATCAGGTTCTGCTTACGTATTTGGCAGAAGTGAAACTAGTTGGCTATATGAATCAAAAATTACTGCCAGTAATGCTGGAAGCAGTGACTTGTTTGGTCGTGCAGTTGCCATTTCTGGAAATGATCTATTAATTGGAGCTGAGCAGCATGATAATAGTACAGGGGCTGCCTATCAATATCATTGGGATGGTGCGACTTGGATTGAGACCAATGAAATTCACCAATCAAATCCAGTTGCCAATGATCGGTTCGGTTCGGCTGTGGCATTTAGCGGGAATGAGATGATCATTGGGGCATACGGAGAAGGTGATGAAGGGACTGCACACCTCATTAATTTTAGACCTGAAGCGCCAGAGAACCTGATCCTCACAGCTGGAGATCTCTCTGTAACCCTGACGTGGGAAGCAAATAGTGAATCGGACATCTCCCACTACAAGATTTATGGTGGCACAACACCAAATCCAACAACTTTGGCCGCTACGAATAGTGGGGGTGTCAATGATACAACTGTTACTTTAAGCGGTTTAACCGACAATACGTCCCATTATTTCTATGTAACTGCTGTGGATGGGCATGGTGGTGAGAGTTTCCATTCTGAAGGTACTATGATCGCTTTTGGATCTAATGAATTCAAACTTGGACTCGCCACTGGTGAAGCTTCGGACCTTTTCGGTCGGGCCGTGTCTATTGATGGCGATTATGCAGCAGTTGGTAATTCGTATGATGATAGTAATGATCCTCGATCAGGATCAGTCGATATATTTCGAAAGGTGGGGGATAGTTGGAGTTTTCAGACAAATCTCATGCCCGATATCAGTTATCGAGGGATGCAATTTGGTGTCTCAGTATCATTATCTGGTAATTATTTGCTCATTGGCTCATTGGACAATGCCGGGGGAACCAATAGCGGAGCAGCCTTCGTATTTTATCGAGATGGTGAAAATTGGCAGCAGCAGGCCAAATTGACGCCCAGTGATCCAGCTCCCCATGACTTTTTTGGACTCAGCGTTGCCATTGATGGTGACTACGCAATCGTCGGTTCTTCTTATGATGATACCTGGAGTACAGATGCAGGATCAGCATACATCTTTCACCGGACAGGTGCAGCCTGGAGTCAAACCCAGAAACTTCTGGGCAGTGACGGTGATTATGCAGATCATTTTGGAGAATCGGTAGATATATCCGGTAACTCAATAATAGTTGGTGCGTCAAATAATGATCAAGGTGCTGATGGCTCGGGAGCAGCCTTTATTTTTGGATTCGATGGCTCGAGTTGGTCAGAGGAGTCCAAAATTGTCCCTGGAGATCCGACTGCATCAAAATTCTTCGGCAAAGCCGTAAGTATTCATGGTGATTACGCAGCAGCAGGTGCCACCTGGGATGCTGAACATGATACACAGGCCGGAGCAGCCTATATTTTTCACAGATCTGGAGGAAATTGGTCTCAGCAAGCGAAACTATTTGCCAGTAATTATGTGCGGGTTGATCAATTTGGAACATCCGTATCCATATCGGATACCGATTTGATCGTTGGAGCACCTTACCACAATGACACCTATGCAAGTAATTCTGGTTGTGCTTATCAATTCATCCGTATGGGAGACAGGTGGGTAGAGAATTTAATATATACTGACGAAAATGGAGACAATGACCATAATTATGGGTGGGCGCTCGACCTTGATGAAAAAACAGCTATAATTGGTGCTCCAGGGGCTGATGATGGTGGTGCTGCTTTTATAAGAACTCTCCCTCCAGATACACCTGCTTATCTGGTGCTGACTCCCGGTGATGGACAGGTCACATTGACCTGGGATGCGGTAAATGATAACAGCATTCTTGGTTATTCTGTCTATGGTGGAAATCAGCCACACCCAAACTCGATAGTTGCCTCCAATTATTCAGGAGTAAGTGACACCACAGTGATCCTTTCTGGCTTATCTGATACCAGCAATTATTATTACTACATCAAAAGTCGGAATTTAAATGGTAACGAAAGTTCAGGTTCTGAGGCAGTCATGATATCCTTTGGATTGAGGGAGAACAAAATCACGGCTGCCAATCTAATCGATGCTGATAACTATGGTGGTAAGGTTGCATTGAGCAACGATTACGCCGTCGTAGCGGCCTCATCCAGAGATGAATACGGAGAAAATTCAGGACAGGTATTTGTCTATCATAGGACAGAGTACGGCTGGTACCAAAAAGCAAAGCTGAAGGCAAATGATGCTTCCAGTGGGGATTATTTTGGCAGCTCAGTAGCCCTCTCAGGTGATTATATTCTGATTGGCGCAAAAGAAGCTGACGGCATTGGGGTTGGAACGGGAGCAGCATACATTTTTTACTATAGTGGCCAGAACTGGCAACAACAAGCTAAGTTGACTGCACTCGATGGGGGCAGCTTAGACCACTTTGGAGTTTCAGTAGATATAGATGGGGACTATGTCATTATTGGTGCAGAAGGAGACGATGATGGACTTAATGCAGCCGGTGCTGCCTATATATTTGCCAAAATCGATACAGCCTGGACCCAACAAGCTAAACTGCTTGCAGGGGATGCTGAAATGCGAGATTACTTCGGTAATGCAGTTGCCATTGATGGTGATTATGCATTGATCGGAGCCTACGGTGAAACTGGATATGCTGGTGCTGCATATGTATTTATGCGGGCTGGAGGTGCCTGGGGCCAACAAGCTAAACTAAGTGCTAGCGATGCATATACGCGGGATAAATTTGGAACTTCTGTCGCACTTGATGGCAATTATGCTCTAATAGGTGCCGATCAGGACGATGATTATGGAACCAGATCCGGATCAGCATATATCTTTCAACGGAATGGAACCAGTTGGGATCAACAGGGAAAACTGACTGCTGGTGATGCTGAAGCGTATGATTATTTTGGGATAAGCGTTGCCATCCTTGATGATCAAGTTCTGATTGGTGCGTATCAGGAAGATACACCTGCCTCAAATTGCGGGGCTATGTATCAATACGGTTGGAATGGTTCGAAATGGGTGGAACAATCAAAATTCGCTCGCTCGGATGCTCCTACTGGCAGTTTCATGGGGTATTCTGTTGCATTATCCCCGAAATACATGATGGGAGGAGCTTATAGTGATGAATCGGCTTACATAATTGACTTGCCGCCATTTGCTCCTACGGGACTGACACTGACACCTGGTACTCAACAGGTGACCCTTGACTGGGATAGCAATGATGAGTCTGATTTCAGTTCTTACAGAATATTTGGAGACACTCTAGCAAATCCAACTATGCTGTTAAACACTATCACCGACCGTCTGGATACCAGCGTGGTAATCGCAAACTTAGATGAAAACCAAAATTATTTCTTTTGTATAACTGCAACTGATGTTTCAGGACAATCAAGCGGCTATTCTGAGAGCCAGGTAGTCGCATTTGGTCCAAGATCCTTTACACTAGCTGAACCTGAGGGTGATGAAGTAAGTGCACTTTTTGGTTTTAGCCCAAGCGTTGATGGCGATTACGCTATCGTTGGGGCCTGGGGTGATGATGAGGCAGGGAGTAACGTAGGGGCAGCTCATATTTATAAAAAAATCAATTCGACCTGGGTACATCATGCCAAGCTGCTTGCCGGTGATGGTGCGAGCACAGATTTTTTCGGTCAATCCGTAGCTATTTATGGGAACTATGCCGTGGTTGGAGCAGCCAATGATGATGATGCGGGTACCTCTTCTGGCTCTGCTTATGTTTTCCATCGCACTGAATCTGGATGGTCAGAACAGGCAAAACTGACTGCATCGGATGCCGCTGCAGGTCATTCATTTGGTAAAAAAGTTACTATTTATGGAGATTACATCGGTATAGGTGCGTCTGGATCAGCTGCAAATTCAGTGTATGTTTTCGTCAGGAGTGATACAGTATGGACCGAGCAGCAAAAATTGTCTGGAGGTTATAATCATACTAATGGAGGCAGCAGAATTGTCATTGGCTCACAGTCTTATAATGGTCACGGTGGCGCTTTTGTCTTTGATCGTAGTGGGACCGCATGGACCCAGACGGTGATACTGGAAGCCTCAGATACCCAATCTGGAGATAGCTTTGGTCAATCAATTTCTTTGGACGGTGATTATCTGGCTGTTGGTGCAGTAGGAGATGATGACCTTGCTGATGGATCTGGTGCAGTCTATGTGTTTGAGTTGTCAGATACAAGTTGGGTCGAACGTGCAAAACTACTGGTTAGTGATGGAGGTAGCTCAGATTATTTCGGAAGAAGTGTAGCCCTCGAAGGTGACAATCTTATTGCTTCTGGCAGCAATGGTTGCTTAATCCAACATTTTGCCCGTTCTGGTTTAGAATGGAATATTCAAACCACATTGCCCACCGGAGATTACGTAGATATTGCGGATGGCTATGCAGTTTATGAAAATAATTATGCAGTATATCTGCAAAAACTGCCTCTGAAAGCTCCCGCAAATCTTGTTGCCACACCAGGGGAATCTGAGGTCAGCCTTTCCTGGTCACCTAGTGCCCATAGTGATTTTTCAGAATATCGAATCTACGGAGGTACCAGTCCTGATCCAACTACTCTAATCGGAACAAACTCGGACAATTCAAGCAATACAACATTTACTGCTGCTGGTCTGAGTGAGAATACCAGCTATTTTTATCGGATAACGACCGTTGATGTGACCGGTGTGGAGAGTGCCTATTCGTCTAATGTATTGGTTGCCCTTGGACCGGATGAGTTCAAACTAACATCTATAGATATTGCTGAGGGAGATGAATTTGGCTGGTCTATAGATGTTGATGGAGACTATGCTATAGTGGGTGCACCGAAAGATGATGATAGATATGAATCATCTGGCTCGGCATACATTTTTAAGAGAACAGGATCTGCCTGGACCCAGAGTTGTAAGCTAAACGCCGGGGATCCAGGAAGTTCAGATAATTTTGGCTGGTCCGTTTCAATAGATGGAGACATAGCCGTTGTTGGTGCTCAAAATGACCATTTTGACGGTATGTACCAAGTTGGATCAATCTATGTATTCAAACGATCAGGGGAGGACTGGACCCAGGAAGCCCGTTTACTGGCAAGTGATTACTCTGGTGGTAGTTATTTTGGTTTCGATGTCTCCTTGCATGGAGACTATATCATTGTTGGTGCGTATCGGAATGCGAATTCGAACGGTTCTGATGCCGGGGCTGCCTATATCTTTTACTATGATGGAAGCACCTGGTCTGAGCAAACCAAGCTAATCGTGCCAGATGGTGGCAATGACTATTTTGGCTATTCAGTAGATATAAATGCTACTCATGCCATTACAGGAGCCTATTTAGCTGATGACACCTACAACGATGATGGAGCCGCCTACATCTTTGAAAGATCAGGTACTTCCTGGACTCTACAGTCCATCCTGCATGGCCATTATGGATCAGGAGATCATTTTGGAGCCTCAGTCTCCCTGAGTGGTGACCGTGCCATTGTGAACCAGGGATACAATGCCGGTCGGGCATACATTTTTGAGCTCGAGGGATCAAATTGGATCGAAAAGAAGGAGTGGGTGACCTATTGGAATGGTTTCGCATGGAAAAGCGATATCAGAGGCGATTATGCTATCATCAATCAGGTTCAAAATAGCGAAAATGCAACTGCAGCAGGAGCTGCATATGTCTTCGTTAAAACGAGTGTTGGATGGCAGGAGGCTCAAAAGTTCCTGGCAAGTGATGGTGCTGAATGGGACCGTTTTGGCCATGATGTGGAACTATCAGATGATTATGCAGCTGTGACGACGCCTTACTCTAATTCATCCAGTGGTGCGGTGTACATCTATGATCTTGAACCACTGCCCCCTGCAAATCTTACAGCAAATATTGGGCTGAACCAATTAACCTTGAACTGGAGTCCCTGTGAGGCTGCTGATTTTTCAGAATATCAGGTGTATGGTGGTACAACGCCAGCACCGACAGCATTAATTGCAACCCATTCTGGATCAAAAAATGATACCACTTTGAACCTTACTGGTCTGGATGAAGATGCACACTATTTCTACCAGATTAGAGCTGTAGATGAAAATGACAACCAAAGTCTTTTTTCCAGCGCCACTGCAGCATCTTTTAACGATCCCAGAACCAGCCTGATTGGAGCTGATATTGCTGGTGAGGACAGATTCGGTACAGGTGTTAGTATTGATGGTGACTATGCCATTGTGGGCTCTAATTGGGATGATGATGCTGGTTCAAGATCTGGCTCTGCGTACATCTTCAAGAAATATGCTGATGGCTGGGTTCAACAAACAAAACTGATAGCTGCTGATGCAAAAGCCGTAGATTATTTTGGTTGCGCAGTAGATATCAGTGGTGATTATGCCATTGTTGGTGCTTACCAGGATGATGATGGTGCCAGTAACTCAGGTTCAGCCTATATTTTTAAACGCTCAGGGCAACGTTGGTTACAACAAGCTAAAATCGTTGCAAATTCACCCATTGAGAATGAATGGTTCGGTTATTCAGTAGCAATTGATGGGGACTATGCTGTTGCTGGAGGTCGAAATGCCTATGGTAACGTTGCCTATTCTGGGGCAGCATGGACATTTCATCGTGACAACAACACTTGGATCCAACAAACCAAGCTGATTGCATCGGATGGGGCTTATGGTGATGCATTTGGTGAAT